A window of the Alnus glutinosa chromosome 4, dhAlnGlut1.1, whole genome shotgun sequence genome harbors these coding sequences:
- the LOC133867086 gene encoding uncharacterized protein LOC133867086 isoform X1, with amino-acid sequence MDSITEEELLQMVRDFIESESASPISAPSSKALSHNDQLPYLALQEILRSASETEAGVLEKLLMHVREMGIAGEPSSVKKWLVRRLKMDGYEASLCKTSSVCTFSRTKDLQFSGDYEYIDVMVRDSNDDQKPTRLIVDIDFRSHFELARPTATYKELTNTIPSVFVGTEEKLKKIISLLCSAAGQSLKQRGLHIPPWRKASYMQSKWLSEDYKKVNVSPNIDLGVGE; translated from the exons ATGGATAGCATAACAGAAGAAGAACTGCTTCAAATGGTCAGAGACTTCATTGAATCAGAGTCCGCCTCTCCCATCTCAGCTCCATCTTCAAAAGCTCTTTCTCACAATGATCAGCTTCCGTATCTCGCCTTACAG gagatccttcgaagcgccTCGGAGACTGAGGCTGGGGTTCTTGAGAAACTCTTGATGCATGTGAGGGAAATGGGAATTGCAGGGGAACCTTCTAGCGTGAAGAAATGGTTAGTGAGAAGACTGAAAATGGATGGTTATGAAGCTTCTCTCTGTAAAACTTCTTCCGTTTGCACTTTTAGTCGCACCAAAG ATTTGCAATTCTCAGGTGATTATGAATATATCGATGTCATGGTGAGAGACAGTAATGATGATCAGAAACCAACAAGGCTTATAGTAGACATTGATTTTCGGTCTCACTTTGAACTGGCAAGGCCTACAGCAACCTACAAGGAGCTCACCAACACAATCCCTTCGGTCTTTGTGGGCACTGAAGAAAAGCTCAAGAAGATAATCTCTCTGCTCTGCTCAGCAGCAGGGCAATCTCTGAAACAGAGGGGCCTCCACATTCCTCCATGGAGAAAAGCCAGCTACATGCAGTCCAAGTGGCTTTCTGAAGACTACAAGAAAGTCAATGTCTCCCCCAACATAGATTTGGGTGTGGGTGAGTGA
- the LOC133867086 gene encoding uncharacterized protein LOC133867086 isoform X2, translating into MDSITEEELLQMVRDFIESESASPISAPSSKALSHNDQLPYLALQEILRSASETEAGVLEKLLMHVREMGIAGEPSSVKKWLVRRLKMDGYEASLCKTSSVCTFSRTKGDYEYIDVMVRDSNDDQKPTRLIVDIDFRSHFELARPTATYKELTNTIPSVFVGTEEKLKKIISLLCSAAGQSLKQRGLHIPPWRKASYMQSKWLSEDYKKVNVSPNIDLGVGE; encoded by the exons ATGGATAGCATAACAGAAGAAGAACTGCTTCAAATGGTCAGAGACTTCATTGAATCAGAGTCCGCCTCTCCCATCTCAGCTCCATCTTCAAAAGCTCTTTCTCACAATGATCAGCTTCCGTATCTCGCCTTACAG gagatccttcgaagcgccTCGGAGACTGAGGCTGGGGTTCTTGAGAAACTCTTGATGCATGTGAGGGAAATGGGAATTGCAGGGGAACCTTCTAGCGTGAAGAAATGGTTAGTGAGAAGACTGAAAATGGATGGTTATGAAGCTTCTCTCTGTAAAACTTCTTCCGTTTGCACTTTTAGTCGCACCAAAG GTGATTATGAATATATCGATGTCATGGTGAGAGACAGTAATGATGATCAGAAACCAACAAGGCTTATAGTAGACATTGATTTTCGGTCTCACTTTGAACTGGCAAGGCCTACAGCAACCTACAAGGAGCTCACCAACACAATCCCTTCGGTCTTTGTGGGCACTGAAGAAAAGCTCAAGAAGATAATCTCTCTGCTCTGCTCAGCAGCAGGGCAATCTCTGAAACAGAGGGGCCTCCACATTCCTCCATGGAGAAAAGCCAGCTACATGCAGTCCAAGTGGCTTTCTGAAGACTACAAGAAAGTCAATGTCTCCCCCAACATAGATTTGGGTGTGGGTGAGTGA
- the LOC133866796 gene encoding uncharacterized protein LOC133866796 isoform X2: MGSITEEQLFHQRIIDFTELRPPASPISAPSSKPLSPMDHPPYLTLLQEILGRATEDEVKVCEKILRDVEMAWEPTNLNKWLVTTLKMDGYEASLCKTSWVSTFGLSKCPPKVIHHYEYIDVMVRDKSSGRATRLIVDMDFRSQFEVARATAAYKELTNAIPSVFVGSEERLNKIISLLCSAAKRSLRESRLHVPPWRKATYMKAKWLSKDCKKVSASPNMDLGVVG; encoded by the exons ATGGGTAGCATAACAGAAGAACAATTGTTTCATCAGAGGATCATAGATTTCACTGAATTAAGGCCGCCAGCCTCTCCCATCTCAGCTCCATCTTCAAAACCTCTGTCTCCCATGGATCACCCCCCATATCTCACCTTactgcag GAGATACTTGGAAGGGCCACAGAGGATGAGGTTAAGGTCTGTGAGAAAATATTGAGAGATGTCGAAATGGCATGGGAACCTACTAATCTGAATAAATGGTTAGTGACAACACTGAAAATGGATGGTTATGAAGCTTCTCTCTGCAAAACTTCGTGGGTTTCCACTTTTGGTCTCTCCAAATGTCCTCcaaag GTCATTCATCATTATGAATATATTGATGTGATGGTGAGAGATAAAAGTAGTGGGAGAGCAACGAGGCTGATTGTAGATATGGACTTTAGGTCACAGTTTGAGGTGGCAAGGGCTACAGCGGCCTACAAGGAGCTCACCAACGCTATCCCTTCAGTGTTTGTTGGGAGTGAAGAAAGACTCAACAAGATAATCTCTCTGCTTTGCTCAGCTGCAAAGCGATCGCTGAGAGAGAGTCGCCTCCACGTTCCTCCCTGGAGAAAAGCCACCTACATGAAGGCCAAATGGCTTTCCAAAGACTGCAAGAAAGTCTCCGCCTCACCCAACATGGATTTGGGTGTCGTGGGTTGA
- the LOC133866796 gene encoding uncharacterized protein LOC133866796 isoform X1, whose protein sequence is MGSITEEQLFHQRIIDFTELRPPASPISAPSSKPLSPMDHPPYLTLLQEILGRATEDEVKVCEKILRDVEMAWEPTNLNKWLVTTLKMDGYEASLCKTSWVSTFGLSKCPPKFWNSQVIHHYEYIDVMVRDKSSGRATRLIVDMDFRSQFEVARATAAYKELTNAIPSVFVGSEERLNKIISLLCSAAKRSLRESRLHVPPWRKATYMKAKWLSKDCKKVSASPNMDLGVVG, encoded by the exons ATGGGTAGCATAACAGAAGAACAATTGTTTCATCAGAGGATCATAGATTTCACTGAATTAAGGCCGCCAGCCTCTCCCATCTCAGCTCCATCTTCAAAACCTCTGTCTCCCATGGATCACCCCCCATATCTCACCTTactgcag GAGATACTTGGAAGGGCCACAGAGGATGAGGTTAAGGTCTGTGAGAAAATATTGAGAGATGTCGAAATGGCATGGGAACCTACTAATCTGAATAAATGGTTAGTGACAACACTGAAAATGGATGGTTATGAAGCTTCTCTCTGCAAAACTTCGTGGGTTTCCACTTTTGGTCTCTCCAAATGTCCTCcaaag TTTTGGAATTCACAGGTCATTCATCATTATGAATATATTGATGTGATGGTGAGAGATAAAAGTAGTGGGAGAGCAACGAGGCTGATTGTAGATATGGACTTTAGGTCACAGTTTGAGGTGGCAAGGGCTACAGCGGCCTACAAGGAGCTCACCAACGCTATCCCTTCAGTGTTTGTTGGGAGTGAAGAAAGACTCAACAAGATAATCTCTCTGCTTTGCTCAGCTGCAAAGCGATCGCTGAGAGAGAGTCGCCTCCACGTTCCTCCCTGGAGAAAAGCCACCTACATGAAGGCCAAATGGCTTTCCAAAGACTGCAAGAAAGTCTCCGCCTCACCCAACATGGATTTGGGTGTCGTGGGTTGA